In Methylotenera mobilis JLW8, the following are encoded in one genomic region:
- a CDS encoding DUF1439 domain-containing protein codes for MSIKAKFLGLIFPILFLFGCAGFSNHTVYISQQQIQSKLNEKLVIPISLLKVFDLSLSNANVRFDDATGRMYTKFDTQLLNQISGKKMAGKLAISGNLQLDSITNSVVLNDVAVDDFLIDGVESKYSDAMGGIAKMLGSQLLNGLNLYTVKPDALKVGSTQYYPKDLKVTGRGLEVTLSPYQ; via the coding sequence ATGAGTATCAAAGCGAAATTCTTGGGTCTCATATTTCCCATCCTTTTCTTGTTTGGCTGTGCAGGTTTCTCCAATCACACCGTTTATATCTCCCAGCAACAAATCCAATCTAAGCTAAATGAAAAGCTGGTGATCCCTATTTCTTTGCTTAAGGTGTTTGATCTTAGTTTAAGCAATGCCAATGTAAGGTTTGATGATGCAACCGGTCGTATGTATACAAAATTTGATACGCAGTTGTTGAATCAAATTAGTGGCAAAAAGATGGCTGGTAAACTTGCTATCTCTGGCAACTTACAACTGGATTCCATTACCAACTCTGTAGTCCTGAATGATGTGGCCGTTGATGACTTCTTGATTGATGGTGTCGAGTCTAAATACAGTGACGCAATGGGTGGTATCGCAAAAATGTTAGGTAGCCAGCTATTGAATGGTCTTAATCTTTATACGGTTAAGCCTGATGCACTCAAGGTTGGCTCTACACAATATTACCCAAAAGATTTGAAAGTAACGGGTCGCGGTTTGGAAGTCACCTTAAGTCCCTATCAGTAG
- the fabB gene encoding beta-ketoacyl-ACP synthase I — protein MRRVVITGFGIVSSLGNNKSEVLASLKSGQSGITYQPEYAAMGLRSHVAGSIKNLKVEELIDRKLMRFMAKGHAYAWLAMQEAIADSKLPEEMVSNVRTGLIVGAGGASHESILEGVDTLREKGVRRVGPYMVTKAMASGVSACLATGAKIKGINYGISSACSTSAHCIGAGVEQIQLGKQDIIFAGGAEEEHWTLSFMFDAMGALSSKYNETPDKASRTYDADRDGFVISGGGGIVVLEEYEHAKARGAKIYAEVVGYGATSDGYDMVAPSGEGAVRCMKLALEGVDAKIDYINTHGTSTPVGDVKELEAIREVFGENGLNQQPAIASTKSLSGHALGAAGVNEAIYTLLMMENNFIAASANIETLDPAAEGLNIVRTAIENVKIETALSNSFGFGGTNATLTLSTKNL, from the coding sequence ATGCGTCGTGTCGTTATTACTGGGTTTGGAATTGTTTCGAGCTTAGGCAACAATAAATCAGAAGTGTTGGCGAGCTTAAAGTCTGGCCAATCGGGGATTACTTATCAACCAGAATACGCTGCTATGGGCTTGCGCTCACACGTAGCTGGATCTATCAAGAATCTCAAAGTAGAAGAGCTAATTGATCGTAAATTGATGCGATTTATGGCTAAAGGCCATGCCTATGCATGGTTGGCGATGCAAGAGGCAATTGCTGATTCAAAGCTACCTGAAGAAATGGTTTCTAATGTGCGCACCGGTTTGATTGTAGGTGCAGGTGGTGCATCGCATGAAAGTATTTTGGAAGGGGTTGATACACTCCGTGAAAAAGGCGTGCGCCGTGTCGGGCCATATATGGTGACAAAGGCGATGGCGAGCGGCGTGTCTGCATGCTTAGCTACCGGTGCAAAAATCAAAGGTATTAATTACGGTATTAGCTCAGCTTGCTCTACTAGCGCACACTGTATTGGCGCAGGGGTTGAGCAAATTCAATTAGGTAAGCAGGATATTATTTTTGCAGGTGGCGCAGAAGAAGAGCACTGGACGTTGTCGTTTATGTTTGATGCCATGGGCGCATTAAGCAGCAAGTACAATGAAACGCCTGATAAAGCGTCACGTACTTATGATGCTGACCGTGATGGTTTTGTGATTTCTGGCGGCGGTGGTATCGTGGTGCTGGAAGAGTATGAGCATGCTAAAGCACGCGGTGCAAAAATCTATGCAGAAGTAGTAGGCTACGGCGCAACTTCTGACGGTTACGATATGGTAGCGCCATCAGGCGAAGGTGCGGTGCGTTGTATGAAACTGGCTTTAGAAGGCGTAGATGCGAAAATTGATTACATCAATACGCACGGCACGAGTACACCGGTGGGTGATGTGAAAGAGTTGGAAGCGATTCGCGAAGTGTTTGGTGAAAACGGTTTAAATCAACAACCTGCGATTGCTTCTACTAAGTCGTTATCTGGTCACGCCTTAGGCGCTGCTGGTGTGAATGAAGCAATTTACACCTTGTTGATGATGGAAAATAACTTTATCGCAGCTTCTGCCAATATTGAAACGCTAGACCCTGCGGCAGAAGGTTTGAATATCGTACGTACTGCGATAGAAAACGTGAAAATTGAAACGGCGCTATCAAATAGTTTTGGTTTTGGCGGAACTAACGCTACATTGACGCTATCAACAAAAAATCTGTAA
- the fabA gene encoding 3-hydroxyacyl-[acyl-carrier-protein] dehydratase FabA — MQRQNSFTKEELLKCGRGEMFGEGNAQLPLPPMLMFDRIVSITEEGGKYGNGQIIAELDITPNLWFFDCHFTGDPVMPGCLGLDAMWQLVGFYLGWMGGPGRGRALGAGEVKFTGQVLPTAKKATYTIDLKRVIMRKLVMGIADATMQIDGREIYVATDLRVGLFTRTDNF, encoded by the coding sequence ATGCAAAGACAAAATAGTTTCACAAAAGAAGAATTACTCAAATGTGGTCGCGGTGAAATGTTTGGTGAGGGTAATGCACAATTGCCATTGCCGCCAATGTTGATGTTTGATCGTATTGTTTCTATTACTGAAGAGGGTGGTAAGTATGGTAATGGTCAAATCATTGCTGAACTGGATATCACGCCTAATTTATGGTTTTTTGATTGTCACTTTACCGGTGACCCAGTCATGCCAGGTTGCTTAGGCTTGGATGCAATGTGGCAACTTGTTGGTTTTTATTTAGGTTGGATGGGTGGCCCGGGTCGCGGTCGTGCATTAGGCGCAGGTGAAGTTAAGTTTACTGGACAAGTGTTGCCAACTGCAAAAAAAGCAACCTACACCATTGATTTAAAACGCGTCATTATGCGTAAATTAGTGATGGGTATTGCCGATGCCACCATGCAAATTGATGGCCGTGAAATTTATGTAGCAACAGATTTGCGCGTAGGTTTATTTACACGTACGGACAATTTCTAG
- a CDS encoding AAA family ATPase, translated as MSDVQLADWRNHALTLESEVNKVVVGQQTPIRLITTSIFARGHVLLEGDVGVGKTTLLRAFTRGIGGGYQRIEGTIDLMPNDLVYHTYLGEDGKPHVSPGPLLMSGENLSVFFFNEINRARPQVHSLLLRVMAERSLSAFNTEHYFPHMIVFADRNQVEKEETFEIPSAARDRFMMEIPIVVPNDDAIMEALVFDTKFHNVDALVDTVKPDVLQFDELNAFSSVIQNSIEASDTLKRYALNLWKATKAPLDYGVKVSGVDMNRLVLSGASPRGMSMMLRAARVNAWLNNRSAVLPDDIHAVFHSTIAHRLVFSPVYEMRRTEIAREMLSGIVNAVAAP; from the coding sequence ATGAGTGATGTTCAACTAGCTGATTGGCGCAACCATGCGCTTACTTTAGAGTCTGAAGTCAATAAAGTTGTGGTTGGCCAACAAACGCCAATTAGACTAATTACCACTTCAATTTTCGCCCGTGGTCATGTATTACTTGAAGGTGATGTAGGCGTAGGTAAAACCACGCTACTGCGTGCATTTACTCGCGGAATTGGCGGCGGCTACCAACGGATTGAAGGCACCATTGACTTAATGCCTAACGACTTGGTATACCACACCTACCTAGGTGAAGACGGTAAACCGCATGTAAGCCCTGGCCCATTACTGATGTCTGGCGAGAACCTTTCTGTATTCTTCTTTAACGAGATTAACCGCGCACGTCCGCAGGTGCACTCCTTGTTACTGCGCGTGATGGCTGAGCGCAGTTTGTCTGCTTTCAATACCGAACACTACTTCCCGCACATGATTGTGTTTGCTGACCGCAACCAAGTAGAAAAAGAAGAGACCTTCGAGATCCCTTCCGCAGCACGTGACCGCTTTATGATGGAAATCCCAATTGTGGTGCCAAATGATGATGCCATCATGGAAGCGTTGGTGTTTGATACTAAATTCCATAACGTAGATGCATTAGTGGACACGGTAAAACCTGATGTACTGCAATTTGACGAACTGAATGCATTCTCCAGTGTGATACAAAATAGCATTGAAGCCAGCGACACCCTGAAAAGGTATGCCCTAAACCTATGGAAAGCAACCAAAGCACCGCTGGATTACGGTGTGAAAGTTTCTGGCGTCGATATGAATCGCCTTGTGCTTTCAGGCGCTAGCCCACGCGGCATGAGCATGATGCTGCGCGCAGCTCGTGTAAACGCATGGCTGAACAATCGTAGTGCAGTATTGCCGGATGATATTCATGCGGTATTTCACTCTACGATTGCGCATCGCTTGGTATTTAGCCCAGTGTATGAAATGCGTCGTACGGAAATTGCGCGTGAAATGCTATCCGGAATTGTAAACGCAGTCGCGGCGCCTTAA